One Cupriavidus oxalaticus genomic region harbors:
- a CDS encoding TolC family protein translates to MRKIFISIVASALLLPSAHAHPAPADLHALFNTAWERSVAFQATEGRRLEAAASRIQADSLIAGPPTLGLLHRDDRWTEKRGLRESEVQLGVPVWMPGQRAARGDLADAQAAEAEAGGDLARLNLAAEVRERVWQLAAAEAERDVLRHRAEIAASLRDDVRRRVAAGDLARTDLLLAQQDHLAAQGLLADSEGRLVDARTRLLQATGVSALPLRFDEAAAPVSDPAAAAATHPRLEAAQRAVQRGERQVSYLRKSRRDAPEVGVLYRNDRAGGGMPSDQTVGLFIKIPFATEARNMPRESAAQTDLMTARAELDRTERVVRSEIDAARQALSLAEQQLRLTEERSATLSERAALLRKAFDAGELGLPEVLRAQNHALEAQADLARQRARRGFAIANLNQALGVLP, encoded by the coding sequence ATGCGGAAGATTTTCATTTCCATTGTTGCGTCCGCGCTGCTGCTGCCGTCGGCCCATGCCCATCCAGCGCCGGCGGACCTGCACGCGCTGTTCAATACCGCGTGGGAGCGGTCCGTTGCCTTCCAGGCGACCGAAGGGCGGCGCCTCGAGGCCGCGGCCAGCCGGATCCAGGCCGATTCGCTGATCGCCGGGCCGCCTACGCTCGGGCTGCTGCACCGGGATGACCGCTGGACCGAGAAGCGCGGCCTGCGCGAGAGCGAGGTCCAGCTTGGCGTCCCCGTATGGATGCCAGGGCAGCGTGCGGCACGCGGCGACCTGGCCGACGCGCAAGCGGCCGAAGCTGAGGCCGGCGGCGACCTGGCGCGGCTGAATCTTGCTGCGGAGGTGCGCGAGCGAGTCTGGCAGCTCGCGGCCGCGGAAGCGGAGCGCGATGTGCTGCGGCATCGCGCAGAGATCGCCGCGTCATTGCGCGACGATGTGCGCCGGCGGGTTGCCGCCGGCGACCTCGCGCGCACCGACCTGCTGCTGGCGCAGCAGGACCATCTGGCGGCACAGGGCCTGCTGGCGGACAGCGAGGGGCGGCTGGTGGACGCCAGGACGCGGCTGCTGCAAGCGACCGGGGTATCGGCCCTGCCGCTTCGCTTTGACGAAGCCGCGGCGCCAGTGAGCGACCCTGCTGCCGCCGCCGCGACCCACCCGCGGCTGGAAGCGGCGCAGCGGGCCGTGCAGCGCGGCGAGCGTCAGGTGAGCTACCTGCGCAAGTCGCGCCGCGACGCGCCGGAAGTCGGCGTGCTGTACCGCAATGACCGTGCGGGCGGCGGCATGCCCAGCGACCAGACGGTCGGCTTGTTCATCAAGATTCCGTTTGCCACAGAGGCGCGCAACATGCCACGCGAGTCGGCCGCGCAGACGGATCTGATGACGGCGCGCGCCGAACTCGACCGCACCGAGCGCGTCGTTCGCTCCGAAATTGACGCGGCACGCCAGGCGCTGTCGCTGGCGGAGCAGCAGCTCAGGCTCACCGAAGAGCGCAGCGCCACGCTGTCCGAGCGGGCAGCGCTGCTACGCAAGGCTTTCGATGCCGGCGAACTCGGCTTGCCGGAGGTGCTTCGCGCCCAGAACCATGCCCTCGAAGCCCAAGCCGACCTGGCGCGCCAGCGCGCCCGGCGCGGGTTCGCCATTGCCAACCTGAACCAGGCTCTCGGAGTGCTGCCATGA
- a CDS encoding MFS transporter: MATNDHPSNTGSHWLERLALPSGVHADAMPLLAGRALRGICDGYVAVLLPSYLLALGFDSMAVGLISSATLIGSALATILIGLVGHRYPQRRLMMLAAALMFATGLAFAGFSTLWPLLMIAFVGTLNPGSGDVSIFLPLEHARLAESATPDTRTALFARYGLIGAFSSAFGALAAAIPAWLAGQSRLPLLDAMRLMFVFYGIIGLLLWRLYARVPVAQPHGAATAARTPLGPSRPIVLRLAMLFSVDAFAGGLVVNSLLSLWLMQRFGLSPAATGQFFFVAGVLTTFSQLAAVPLARKIGLLNTMVFTHIPSSLCLIAAAFAPTLALSLALLLARSALSQMDVPTRTAYVMAVVTPPERAAAASLTAVPRSLTAALSPALAAALMAYGFTSTPLVACGLLKIAYDLAMLRSFRRVKPLN, encoded by the coding sequence ATGGCGACTAATGACCACCCCTCGAACACCGGAAGCCACTGGCTCGAACGCCTCGCGCTGCCATCCGGTGTCCACGCCGACGCCATGCCGCTGCTTGCCGGCCGCGCGCTGCGTGGCATCTGCGATGGCTATGTTGCCGTGCTGTTGCCGTCCTATCTGCTGGCGCTCGGCTTCGACTCGATGGCGGTCGGGCTCATCAGCAGCGCGACGCTGATCGGCTCCGCCCTCGCCACGATCCTGATCGGGCTCGTTGGGCACCGCTACCCGCAACGCCGCCTGATGATGCTGGCGGCTGCCCTGATGTTTGCGACTGGCCTCGCCTTCGCGGGTTTCTCCACGCTGTGGCCGCTCCTGATGATCGCCTTCGTCGGCACGCTCAACCCCGGGTCCGGCGATGTCAGTATCTTCCTGCCGCTGGAACATGCGCGGCTGGCGGAATCGGCAACGCCCGACACCCGGACGGCGCTGTTCGCCCGCTATGGCCTGATCGGCGCATTCTCGTCCGCCTTCGGGGCACTGGCGGCGGCGATACCGGCATGGCTGGCCGGGCAATCCCGGCTGCCGCTGCTCGATGCGATGCGCCTGATGTTCGTCTTCTACGGGATCATAGGGTTGCTGCTGTGGCGTCTGTATGCGCGCGTACCTGTCGCTCAGCCACATGGAGCGGCGACCGCGGCGAGAACACCCTTGGGTCCTTCCCGTCCAATCGTGTTACGACTGGCCATGCTGTTCAGTGTCGACGCGTTCGCGGGCGGGCTCGTCGTCAATTCGCTGCTGTCGCTGTGGCTGATGCAGCGTTTCGGCCTGAGTCCGGCCGCGACCGGCCAGTTCTTCTTCGTGGCAGGGGTACTGACGACGTTCTCGCAACTCGCTGCGGTGCCGCTGGCGCGAAAGATCGGCCTGCTCAATACGATGGTGTTCACGCATATTCCGTCCAGCCTGTGCCTGATCGCAGCTGCCTTTGCACCCACGCTGGCGCTTAGCCTGGCACTGCTGCTGGCTCGCAGCGCGCTGTCGCAAATGGATGTGCCGACCCGGACGGCCTATGTGATGGCCGTTGTCACACCGCCCGAACGGGCGGCTGCTGCAAGCCTGACCGCGGTGCCGCGCAGCCTGACTGCGGCTCTCAGTCCTGCGCTCGCCGCCGCGTTGATGGCCTACGGCTTTACCAGTACGCCGCTGGTCGCCTGCGGCCTGCTGAAGATCGCCTATGACCTCGCGATGCTGCGCTCGTTCCGTCGCGTCAAGCCGCTCAACTGA
- a CDS encoding sterol desaturase family protein — translation MHSLHKITLLATVFVVAISLVEAFFLARRARQQGKAYPWHEMGLSLADMAGRKLMALLPLSLATPIFALAWQHRIFTVEINSALAVLLLFLGQEFCYYWYHRASHRIRFFWATHAVHHSPNELTLGTAYRLGWTGKILGASMFFAPLVWLGVRPEVVLSTLSLNLLYQFWLHTTWIPKLGWFEKVFNTPSAHRVHHASNVDYLDANYGGVLIIFDRLFGTYVEEREDEPCRYGLVHPTTTHNPFVNQFEHWIGLGKDMINAGGLLNAIGYLLMPPGWAPDGKGQTTEVLRQQQAMERAVAVSAR, via the coding sequence ATGCACAGCCTCCACAAGATCACCCTTCTCGCCACAGTCTTCGTCGTGGCGATCTCACTGGTCGAAGCCTTCTTCCTGGCGCGCAGGGCCCGCCAGCAAGGCAAGGCCTACCCCTGGCACGAAATGGGACTGTCGCTGGCCGACATGGCCGGGCGCAAGCTGATGGCACTGCTGCCGCTGTCACTGGCCACGCCGATCTTCGCGCTCGCCTGGCAACACCGGATCTTCACCGTCGAGATCAACAGCGCGCTGGCCGTGCTGCTGCTCTTCCTCGGGCAAGAGTTCTGCTACTACTGGTACCACCGCGCCTCGCACCGCATCCGCTTCTTCTGGGCCACGCACGCGGTCCACCACTCGCCCAATGAACTGACGCTGGGTACGGCCTATCGCCTCGGCTGGACCGGCAAGATCCTTGGCGCGTCGATGTTCTTTGCCCCGCTGGTCTGGCTTGGGGTTCGTCCGGAGGTCGTGCTGTCCACGCTGAGCCTGAACCTGCTGTACCAGTTCTGGCTGCATACCACCTGGATCCCCAAGCTGGGCTGGTTCGAAAAAGTGTTCAACACCCCGTCGGCGCACCGCGTGCACCATGCCTCGAATGTGGATTACCTGGATGCCAACTACGGCGGCGTGCTGATCATCTTCGACCGCCTGTTCGGCACCTACGTGGAAGAGCGTGAGGACGAGCCCTGCCGCTACGGCCTGGTCCACCCGACCACCACGCACAACCCGTTCGTCAACCAGTTCGAACACTGGATCGGCCTGGGCAAGGACATGATCAACGCTGGCGGCCTGCTGAATGCGATCGGCTACCTGCTGATGCCTCCGGGCTGGGCACCGGACGGGAAGGGTCAGACGACGGAGGTCCTGCGGCAGCAGCAAGCCATGGAGCGTGCGGTGGCGGTGAGCGCGAGGTAA
- a CDS encoding cytochrome c, whose amino-acid sequence MKAWIAKAVGALGCAMALLASPASGAEPATLVISAGTQQRSWTVDALLKDRRLTDVTVDDDNLKRRLTFKAIPMASLLRGMPVEASATATTAASDGYVSHLPIRMLLADSADAPRAWLAVENPARPWPKLKGQGIGPFRLIWTLPSGRAASVVNESHWTYSIARIDLTASPAERFAAIRPASDQPADGAVMRGFAAFQRVCFSCHSLNKVGDAHLGPDLNVPHSVVEYMGDDKLTKLIRDPQSLRWWPGARMPAIDERTLSDADLKDLLAYLHHMAGRKGS is encoded by the coding sequence ATGAAGGCCTGGATTGCAAAGGCAGTTGGAGCGCTTGGCTGCGCCATGGCCTTGCTTGCAAGTCCGGCGAGCGGCGCCGAGCCGGCCACGCTGGTCATTTCGGCTGGCACGCAGCAACGCAGCTGGACGGTCGATGCGCTGCTAAAGGACCGCCGGCTGACCGACGTGACGGTCGACGATGACAACCTGAAACGCCGCCTGACGTTCAAGGCGATCCCCATGGCCTCCCTGTTGCGCGGCATGCCTGTGGAGGCCAGCGCGACTGCCACGACCGCGGCCAGCGATGGCTATGTCTCCCACCTGCCCATCCGGATGTTGCTGGCCGATAGCGCCGACGCGCCGCGGGCCTGGCTGGCCGTAGAAAATCCTGCGAGGCCGTGGCCGAAACTCAAGGGCCAGGGCATCGGCCCGTTTCGCCTGATCTGGACGCTGCCGTCGGGGCGCGCCGCATCCGTGGTCAATGAAAGCCATTGGACCTACAGCATCGCGCGCATCGATCTCACCGCGTCGCCCGCGGAGCGCTTTGCGGCCATCCGGCCTGCCTCCGACCAGCCGGCCGACGGTGCGGTCATGCGCGGGTTCGCGGCCTTCCAGCGTGTCTGCTTTTCATGCCATTCGCTGAACAAGGTCGGCGATGCCCACCTCGGCCCGGATCTCAATGTGCCGCACAGCGTGGTGGAGTACATGGGCGACGACAAGCTGACCAAACTGATCCGCGACCCGCAGTCACTACGCTGGTGGCCCGGCGCGCGCATGCCGGCCATCGACGAAAGGACGCTATCGGATGCCGACCTGAAGGACCTGCTGGCGTACCTGCATCATATGGCCGGGCGCAAGGGCTCCTGA
- a CDS encoding SgcJ/EcaC family oxidoreductase: MKLTCIACLAFVLAGCAMNQGAPASPQASRTESCKQASEQEIAALFDRWNQSLQTGDPNKVVANYAERSILLPTVSNKPRLTPADKLDYFKEFLQSRPAGKIDFRSIELGCNYAVDAGIYTFTFARTGAVVKARYTYTYRWTGSQWLITSHHSSAMPEKT; the protein is encoded by the coding sequence ATGAAGCTGACCTGCATTGCTTGCCTGGCCTTCGTACTTGCCGGATGCGCCATGAACCAGGGAGCGCCAGCCAGTCCACAGGCGTCCCGCACCGAATCCTGCAAGCAGGCCTCAGAGCAGGAAATCGCCGCGTTGTTTGATCGATGGAACCAGTCACTGCAGACCGGCGATCCCAACAAGGTGGTGGCCAATTATGCGGAACGGTCGATCCTGCTTCCGACGGTATCCAACAAGCCGCGCCTGACCCCCGCCGATAAGCTCGACTATTTCAAGGAATTCCTGCAAAGCCGTCCCGCCGGCAAGATCGACTTTCGCAGCATCGAGCTGGGCTGCAATTATGCGGTGGATGCCGGCATCTATACCTTCACCTTCGCACGAACGGGGGCCGTGGTGAAGGCTCGCTATACCTACACCTATCGCTGGACTGGTTCGCAATGGCTGATCACAAGCCATCATTCGTCGGCCATGCCGGAGAAGACCTGA
- a CDS encoding LysR family transcriptional regulator, with product MKMLDHDVLATVVAVAETGNMTRAAEAVNRSQSAVSMQIKALEEALGRPLFVRRPRSIVLTHEGEVLLGFARRMLALHDEAWAAVVRPEVTGKVAIGVPDDYASSLLPSVLKKFSTTYPKVQIQVVGLPSSALAPLVKDGTVDLVCGTRVKGLSGDFIRYEPMAWAAMTNGPQVWEDRPLPIAVFMPGSVARENAIRSLDRARIAHRTSYESPSLLGLLSMVEAGLAVAALARCAIPPQLTVLGQAHGLPDLPPLELILARSAKSKRPPCDFLAEQIMTDLRTGAGQA from the coding sequence ATGAAGATGCTCGACCACGATGTCCTGGCTACGGTAGTCGCCGTCGCCGAGACCGGCAACATGACGCGGGCCGCCGAGGCGGTGAACCGCTCCCAATCCGCTGTCAGCATGCAAATCAAGGCACTTGAGGAAGCGCTGGGGCGGCCCCTGTTCGTGCGGCGTCCGCGCAGCATTGTGCTGACGCACGAGGGTGAAGTGCTGCTGGGCTTCGCCCGGCGGATGCTGGCCCTGCACGACGAAGCCTGGGCCGCCGTGGTACGGCCGGAGGTGACCGGCAAGGTAGCGATCGGGGTGCCCGACGACTACGCATCATCGCTGCTGCCATCGGTGTTGAAGAAGTTCTCGACGACGTACCCGAAAGTGCAGATCCAGGTAGTCGGCCTGCCCAGCAGCGCGTTGGCGCCACTGGTCAAGGACGGCACCGTCGACCTGGTCTGCGGCACGCGCGTGAAGGGCTTGTCGGGCGACTTCATCCGCTACGAGCCGATGGCATGGGCCGCCATGACGAACGGGCCGCAAGTCTGGGAGGACAGGCCGTTGCCCATCGCCGTGTTCATGCCGGGCAGCGTGGCGCGCGAGAATGCGATCCGCAGCCTGGATCGCGCACGGATTGCGCATCGAACTTCGTACGAGAGCCCGAGCCTGCTGGGTTTGCTCAGCATGGTCGAGGCTGGCCTGGCCGTCGCGGCGCTGGCCCGGTGCGCGATCCCGCCCCAACTGACCGTGCTTGGCCAGGCCCATGGGCTGCCCGACCTGCCGCCGCTCGAGCTGATCCTTGCCCGAAGCGCGAAGTCCAAGCGGCCGCCTTGCGATTTCCTTGCCGAGCAGATCATGACGGACCTTCGGACAGGGGCAGGGCAGGCCTAG
- a CDS encoding DUF3422 family protein, translating to MDNQATSLLVDHPLRASLVAELHARPFLRLSRSVSLTHYAIYSDEDPAIHEHLVRTLCEQTGMALPTDGVTHHAVQSPFGWHLKWERHTEFSTFTFVSPRDDTDYFNDLAIDRVPADWLSLLAGKRFHAVRMELLRGNAAAAASADLRHWLDGPVLVGSDVLGGGKVYCDWNVRADGYMRILAIDEDFREEQGGRLLQRLYEIETYRMMALLALPVARSLGRELDDIHGSLQELMRAMDARRAGEDDAELLDRLTELAVRVESLSGHSGRFSASRAYERIVLARIHELREQRIEGMPTISEFMERRFGPAMETCRSVWSRHEQIAARVARAVDLLRTRVNLTQERDVTRLLAGLERTARNQLHLQHAVEGLSVAAISYYVLSIAAAGLKALHVVKLPVDPELAEGLLILPVVLIVFGIIKRSRTQKSHDGVAQASRA from the coding sequence ATGGACAACCAAGCCACTTCGCTACTTGTCGACCACCCGCTGCGCGCCTCCCTGGTCGCTGAATTGCACGCCCGCCCGTTTCTTCGGCTCAGCCGCAGCGTGTCACTGACCCACTACGCGATCTATTCGGATGAGGATCCTGCGATCCACGAACATCTCGTCCGCACCTTGTGCGAACAGACCGGCATGGCGCTGCCCACGGACGGGGTCACGCACCACGCCGTACAGTCGCCCTTCGGCTGGCATTTGAAGTGGGAGCGGCACACCGAGTTCTCCACCTTCACCTTCGTCAGTCCGCGCGACGACACCGATTACTTCAACGACCTCGCCATCGATCGTGTTCCGGCAGATTGGCTGAGCCTGCTGGCGGGCAAGCGCTTTCATGCGGTCCGGATGGAATTGCTCCGCGGAAATGCCGCAGCCGCCGCGAGCGCTGACTTGCGCCACTGGCTCGACGGGCCGGTTCTCGTCGGCAGCGATGTCCTGGGCGGCGGCAAGGTCTACTGCGACTGGAATGTGCGGGCCGACGGCTATATGCGCATCCTCGCGATCGACGAGGACTTCCGCGAGGAACAGGGCGGCAGGCTGCTGCAGCGGCTCTACGAGATCGAGACGTATCGCATGATGGCGTTGCTGGCGCTGCCGGTCGCACGCAGCCTGGGCCGCGAGCTCGACGACATTCACGGCTCGCTCCAGGAGCTGATGCGGGCCATGGACGCCCGTCGCGCCGGCGAGGACGATGCGGAACTGCTGGACAGGCTCACCGAACTGGCCGTGCGCGTGGAATCGCTGTCGGGGCACAGCGGACGCTTCAGCGCGTCGCGCGCCTATGAGCGGATCGTGCTGGCGCGCATCCACGAGCTGCGGGAACAGCGAATCGAAGGCATGCCCACGATCTCGGAGTTCATGGAGCGACGTTTCGGCCCCGCCATGGAGACGTGCCGCAGCGTCTGGTCACGCCACGAACAGATCGCGGCACGGGTCGCGCGTGCTGTCGACCTGCTCCGCACCCGCGTCAACCTGACCCAGGAGCGCGATGTCACCCGGCTGCTGGCCGGACTGGAGCGTACCGCGCGCAACCAGCTGCATCTGCAGCATGCGGTCGAGGGGCTGTCTGTCGCCGCGATCTCGTACTACGTGCTGTCCATCGCGGCAGCGGGGTTGAAGGCGCTGCATGTCGTGAAGCTGCCCGTCGATCCCGAACTGGCCGAAGGCCTGCTGATCCTGCCCGTGGTGCTGATCGTGTTCGGCATCATCAAACGCAGCCGGACCCAGAAATCCCACGATGGCGTTGCCCAGGCAAGCCGCGCCTGA
- a CDS encoding nitric-oxide reductase large subunit, with the protein MGSYRRLWFLLIAVLAVTFSLLGYYGVEVYRQAPPIPDKVVTAEGRTLFTGEEILDGQTAWQSVGGMQLGSIWGHGAYQAPDWTADWLHRELTAWLELAAQDTYGRPYDKLAAPEQAALREQLRTEYRGNATDPATNVLTVSKRRAQAIANTAVYYDQLFSDAPALHTTRDHFAMKENTLPSAERRQQLTQFFFWTAWVASTARPGHEATYTNNWPHEPLIGNQPTSENVVWSVISVVVLLAGVGFLVWAWAFLRGKEEAPPQAPARDPLLSVALTPSQRALGKYLFLVVALFVFQVFLGGFTAHYTVEGQKFYGIDVSQWFPYALVRTWHIQSALFWIATGFLAAGLFLAPLINGGKDPKFQRLGVDVLFWALVVVVVGSFAGNYLAIAQKLPPHLNFWLGHQGYEYVDLGRLWQIGKFAGILIWLGLMMRGILPALRARGTDRNLLALLTSSVVAIGLFYGAGLAYGERTSLTVMEYWRWWVVHLWVEGFFEVFATTALAFIFATLGLVSRPMATAASLASASLFMLGGIPGTFHHLYFSGTTTPVMAVGAAFSALEVVPLIVLGHEAWENWRLKQRAPWMADLKWPLMCFVAVAFWNMLGAGVFGFMINPPIALYYIQGQNTTPVHAHAALFGVYGFLALGFTLLVLRYVRPAYRLSPALMKTAFWGLNAGLVLMIGTSLLPIGIIQFLASVEHGTWYSRSEEFMQQPILQTLRWVRTFGDVVFIVGAVSFAWQVVLGLANRTPAAADAAAVRLKAAAR; encoded by the coding sequence ATGGGTTCCTACCGCAGACTCTGGTTCTTGCTGATCGCCGTGCTGGCGGTCACTTTCTCCCTGCTCGGCTACTACGGCGTCGAGGTGTACCGGCAGGCTCCGCCAATACCGGACAAGGTGGTCACGGCCGAGGGCCGCACGCTGTTCACCGGCGAAGAGATCCTGGACGGCCAGACCGCCTGGCAGTCGGTGGGCGGCATGCAGCTCGGCTCGATCTGGGGCCATGGCGCCTACCAGGCGCCGGACTGGACCGCCGACTGGCTGCACCGCGAACTGACCGCGTGGCTCGAGCTGGCGGCGCAGGACACGTACGGCCGTCCGTACGACAAACTGGCCGCGCCCGAACAGGCCGCGCTGCGCGAGCAGTTGCGCACGGAGTACCGCGGCAATGCCACCGATCCGGCCACCAACGTGCTGACCGTGTCGAAGCGCCGCGCACAGGCCATCGCCAACACCGCGGTCTACTACGACCAGCTCTTCTCCGACGCGCCGGCACTGCACACCACGCGCGATCACTTCGCCATGAAGGAGAACACGCTGCCCAGCGCCGAGCGGCGCCAGCAGCTGACGCAGTTCTTCTTCTGGACCGCATGGGTCGCCTCGACCGCGCGCCCCGGGCATGAAGCCACCTACACCAACAACTGGCCGCACGAGCCGCTGATCGGCAACCAGCCGACCAGCGAAAACGTGGTGTGGTCGGTGATCAGTGTGGTGGTGCTGCTGGCCGGCGTGGGCTTCCTGGTGTGGGCGTGGGCCTTCCTGCGCGGCAAGGAAGAAGCGCCGCCGCAGGCGCCCGCACGCGACCCGCTGCTGTCGGTGGCGCTGACCCCGTCGCAGCGCGCGCTCGGCAAGTACCTGTTCCTGGTGGTGGCGCTGTTCGTGTTCCAGGTGTTCCTGGGCGGCTTTACCGCGCACTACACCGTCGAGGGGCAGAAGTTCTACGGCATCGACGTCTCGCAGTGGTTCCCGTACGCACTGGTGCGCACCTGGCATATCCAGAGCGCGCTGTTCTGGATCGCCACCGGCTTCCTGGCCGCGGGCCTGTTCCTGGCGCCGCTGATCAACGGCGGCAAGGACCCGAAGTTCCAGCGGCTCGGCGTCGATGTCCTGTTCTGGGCGCTGGTGGTCGTGGTGGTGGGCTCGTTTGCCGGCAACTACCTGGCGATCGCGCAGAAGCTGCCGCCGCACCTGAACTTCTGGCTGGGCCACCAGGGCTATGAATACGTCGACCTGGGCCGGCTGTGGCAGATCGGCAAGTTCGCCGGCATCCTGATCTGGCTCGGGCTGATGATGCGCGGCATCCTGCCGGCGCTGCGCGCGCGCGGCACTGACCGCAACCTGCTGGCACTGCTGACCTCGTCGGTGGTGGCGATCGGCCTGTTCTATGGCGCGGGCCTGGCCTACGGCGAGCGCACCAGCCTGACGGTGATGGAGTACTGGCGCTGGTGGGTGGTGCACCTGTGGGTGGAAGGCTTCTTCGAGGTCTTCGCCACCACCGCGCTGGCCTTTATCTTCGCCACGCTGGGACTGGTGTCGCGCCCGATGGCGACCGCGGCCAGCCTGGCCTCGGCGTCGCTGTTCATGCTCGGCGGCATCCCGGGCACCTTCCACCACCTGTATTTTTCCGGCACCACCACGCCGGTGATGGCGGTCGGCGCCGCGTTCAGCGCGCTGGAAGTGGTGCCGCTGATCGTGCTGGGCCATGAGGCCTGGGAGAACTGGCGCCTGAAGCAGCGCGCGCCGTGGATGGCAGACCTGAAGTGGCCGCTGATGTGCTTTGTCGCGGTGGCGTTCTGGAACATGCTGGGCGCCGGTGTATTCGGCTTCATGATCAACCCGCCGATCGCGCTGTACTACATCCAGGGCCAGAACACCACGCCGGTCCATGCGCATGCGGCGCTGTTCGGGGTCTACGGCTTCCTGGCGCTTGGCTTCACGCTGCTGGTGCTGCGCTATGTGCGGCCGGCCTACCGGCTCAGCCCGGCGCTGATGAAGACGGCTTTCTGGGGCCTGAACGCCGGCCTGGTGCTGATGATCGGCACCAGCCTGCTGCCCATCGGCATCATCCAGTTCCTGGCCAGCGTCGAGCATGGCACGTGGTACTCGCGCAGCGAGGAGTTCATGCAGCAGCCGATCCTGCAGACGCTGCGCTGGGTGCGCACGTTCGGCGACGTGGTGTTTATCGTCGGTGCGGTGTCGTTTGCCTGGCAGGTGGTGCTGGGGCTGGCTAACCGTACCCCGGCCGCGGCGGACGCGGCGGCGGTGAGGCTGAAGGCGGCTGCGCGCTGA
- the ytfE gene encoding iron-sulfur cluster repair protein YtfE, producing the protein MTYQDQSLGQLARRIPGATRIFHDYALDFCCGGKQTLRDAALEKGLDAAAIDSIEARLHALHDDAAPAGQDWNAATPAALIDHILTRFHARHREQLPELIRLASRVEQVHGDRPECPVGLADHLTGMLGELETHMQKEEQVLFPMLTRGLQAAAGRPIAVLRMEHDDHGVALQRIADLTNDITLPRAACNTWRALYLGLRALREDLMEHIHLENNVLFENAAVTDTVAATVPATGCGCTGHA; encoded by the coding sequence ATGACCTACCAGGACCAATCGCTCGGCCAACTGGCCCGCCGCATTCCCGGCGCGACGCGCATCTTCCATGACTACGCGCTCGACTTCTGCTGCGGAGGCAAGCAGACCCTGCGCGATGCCGCGCTCGAAAAGGGCCTCGATGCCGCTGCCATCGACAGCATCGAAGCGCGGCTGCATGCCCTGCACGACGACGCCGCACCTGCCGGACAGGACTGGAACGCCGCGACGCCGGCCGCGCTGATCGACCATATCCTGACGCGCTTCCACGCCCGCCACCGCGAGCAGCTGCCCGAACTGATCCGGCTCGCAAGCCGGGTCGAGCAGGTCCACGGCGACCGGCCCGAATGCCCGGTCGGCCTGGCCGACCACCTGACCGGCATGCTCGGCGAGCTGGAAACCCATATGCAGAAAGAAGAGCAGGTGCTGTTCCCGATGCTGACGCGCGGCCTGCAGGCCGCCGCCGGCCGCCCCATCGCGGTGTTGCGCATGGAGCACGACGACCACGGCGTGGCGCTGCAGCGGATCGCCGACCTGACCAACGACATCACGCTGCCGCGCGCGGCCTGCAATACCTGGCGCGCGCTTTACCTGGGCCTGCGCGCGCTGCGCGAAGACCTGATGGAGCACATCCACCTGGAAAACAACGTGCTGTTCGAGAACGCCGCCGTGACCGACACGGTGGCCGCCACCGTGCCCGCCACCGGTTGCGGCTGCACGGGCCACGCCTGA